The Perca fluviatilis chromosome 24, GENO_Pfluv_1.0, whole genome shotgun sequence genome has a window encoding:
- the LOC120554775 gene encoding protein EFR3 homolog B-like, with amino-acid sequence MPGTLPRFPSMPSSFLSSLPRGVNPPSLPRGISLPSLPSLPSMPRGVTIPSLPRGMSLPRAAVAMSTVTQAPRRLLQDCCSVLDHQTPGGLCGCCWALRPRYKRLVDNIFPEDPEDGLVKANMEKLTFFALSAPEKLDRIAAYLSERLTRELNRHRYGYVCIAMEAMEQLLLACHCQSINLLVESFLSTLRLLLEADRPHLHILATSSFVKFANIEEDTPSYHRSYDFFVSRFSQMCHTEHEDTDTQNKIRVSGIRGLQGVVRKTVDDELQVNIWEPRHMEQIVPALLVNLQQHTHTNSESPAEQTEVCFRELLGRAAYGHITNAVRPVLMHLDSHSLWEGRSFAVQCFQIIMYSIQPQHSHLVIQQLLGHLDANSRSPASVRAGIVEVLSEAAAIEATGSVGPTVLEVFNTLLRQLRQSVDYQLTGYYDNDGKRETTSSEEKTLQDAVIKTIGSFANTLPVYQRSEVMLFIMGRIPVPGMYPVLGSPNAGFEGSRMIQVMLLKSLLQVNYSPSARYDSSNLLTALPSAFLEPLLSFTLMEDPEIRLLVLSILTSLIDRRHNAPRLAATAASVTFDVSVLQRKEDRCSRQDNLFIRKQLTECFCKHVSASTGTSTSNL; translated from the exons ATGCCAGGAACTCTCCCCAGGTTTCCCAGCATGCCGTCTTCCTTCCTCAGCTCGCTGCCCCGAGGCGTCAACCCTCCCAGTTTACCCAGAGGCATCTCTCTGCCCAGTCTGCCCAGTTTACCCAGCATGCCCCGGGGCGTGACCATCCCCAGCCTGCCGAGGGGGATGTCGTTGCCGAGGGCGGCCGTCGCCATGTCGACCGTTACCCAGGCTCCTCGGAGGCTGCTGCAGGACTGCTGCTCCGTGCTGGACCATCAGACACCAGGAG gTCTGTGTGGTTGCTGCTGGGCGTTGCGCCCTCGCTACAAGCGGCTGGTTGATAATATTTTCCCAGAAGACCcggag gacgGGCTGGTGAAAGCCAACATGGAGAAGCTGACGTTCTTCGCTCTGTCGGCTCCGGAGAAACTCGACCGAATCGCTGCGTACCTGTCGGAGCGCTTGACCCGAGAGCTGAACCGCCACCGCTACgg gtatgTGTGTATTGCGATGGAGGCCATGGAGCAGCTGCTGCTGGCCTGTCACTGTCAGAGCATCAACCTGCTGGTGGAGAGTTTCCTCAGCACGCTGCGTCTGCTGCTGGAGGCCGATAGGCCACACCTCCACATCCTCGCCACCAGCTCC TTTGTGAAGTTTGCGAACATCGAGGAGGACACGCCATCGTACCATCGCAGCTACGACTTCTTCGTGTCTCGCTTCAGTCAGATGTGTCACACCGAACACGAAGACACCGACACCCAGAACAA gatCCGTGTGTCGGGGATCCGCGGCCTGCAGGGCGTGGTCAGGAAGACGGTGGACGACGAGCTGCAGGTGAACATCTGGGAGCCTCGCCACATGGAGCAGATCGTCCCAGCTCTGCTGGTCAAcctgcagcagcacacacacaccaacag tgagtCTCCAGCAGAGCAGACAGAGGTGTGTTTCAGGGAGCTGTTGGGACGAGCTGCTTATGGACACATTACCAACGCTGTCAGACCTGTGCTCAT GCACCTGGACAGTCACAGTCTGTGGGAGGGACGAAGCTTTGCTGTCCAGTGTTTTCAGATCATCATGTACTCCATCCAG CCCCAACACTCCCACCTGGTGATCCAGCAGCTGTTGGGTCACCTGGACGCCAACAGCAGGAGTCCCGCTTCGGTGCGAGCCGGCATCGTAGAGGTGCTGTCTGAAGCTGCTGCTATAGAAGCTACCGGATCTGTCG GTCCGACTGTACTGGAAGTGTTCAACACGTTACTGCGACAGCTGAGGCAGAGCGTGGACTACCAGCTGACTGGTTACTACGACAACGACGGAAAACGGGAAACCACCTCGAGTGAAGAGAAGACGCTGCAGGACGCAGTCATCAAAACTATCG GATCCTTCGCCAACACGCTGCCCGTgtaccagaggtcagaggtcatgcTGTTCATCATGGGGAGGATCCCTGTACCCGGGATGTACCCCGTTCTGGGCTCGCCCAACGCCGG gtTTGAAGGCAGCAGGATGATCCAGGTGATGTTGCTGAAGTCTCTCCTCCAGGTGAATTATTCTCCTTCAGCT CGGTACGACAGCAGTAACCTGTTGACGGCGTTGCCCTCGGCGTTCTTGGAGCCGCTGCTTTCCTTCACGCTGATGGAAGATCCAGAGATCCGTCTGCTCGTGCTCTCCATCCTCACCTCGCTCATCGACCGGCGCCACAACGCCCCCAGACTCGCCGCCACCGCCGctag tgTGACGTTTGACGTCTCGGTGCTGCAGCGGAAGGAGGACCGGTGCTCTCGACAGGACAACCTGTTCATCAGGAAG CAGCTAACTGAATGTTTCTGCAAGCACGTCAGCGCCTCTACAGGCACATCTACCTCTAacctgtaa